One window of Microcoleus vaginatus PCC 9802 genomic DNA carries:
- a CDS encoding urea carboxylase-associated family protein, whose product MTATTQQLLDPKTAIYNEVLPATYPWARVIKKGQILRIVDLGGNQAVDFLVYNADDPSERYSAPDTIVNQGNIFVTTNSQLISNEGRAMMTIIADSCGRHDTSGGACSCESNSVRFGLDKKYQHACVENFLAAILPYGLGKRDLVSNINFFMNVPVSEDGTLEIVDGISDPGSTVDLRAEMNALVAISNCPQMNNPCNAYNPTPIQLIVWDAV is encoded by the coding sequence ATGACTGCAACTACCCAACAACTTCTCGATCCAAAAACTGCAATTTATAACGAAGTTTTACCAGCCACATATCCCTGGGCTCGTGTCATCAAAAAAGGACAGATTCTCCGCATTGTAGATTTAGGCGGAAATCAAGCAGTAGATTTTTTAGTTTACAATGCCGATGACCCTTCCGAACGCTACAGCGCCCCCGATACCATCGTCAATCAAGGCAATATCTTTGTCACTACAAACAGCCAACTCATTTCCAACGAAGGGCGAGCCATGATGACCATAATTGCTGACTCCTGCGGGCGGCACGATACCTCCGGCGGCGCCTGTAGCTGCGAAAGCAATTCGGTGCGGTTTGGACTAGATAAAAAATACCAGCACGCCTGTGTTGAAAATTTCCTCGCCGCAATTCTTCCCTACGGTTTGGGCAAGCGAGATTTAGTCAGCAATATCAACTTCTTTATGAATGTTCCCGTTAGCGAAGATGGCACGCTTGAAATTGTTGACGGCATCTCCGATCCGGGAAGTACAGTGGATTTGCGAGCCGAAATGAACGCGCTAGTTGCTATTTCTAACTGCCCGCAAATGAACAATCCTTGCAATGCTTACAATCCTACGCCGATTCAGTTGATTGTTTGGGATGCGGTATAG
- a CDS encoding urea carboxylase-associated family protein, producing the protein MVQLSSIDTNSQIDSDLVLMQETVPGGAYWSGVIKRGNTLRITDLEGSRGVSMLCYNADNAIERFNAADTAKIQFNAFLKQGMVIYTDMGRILFSITQDTSGCHDLLGGCSNAISNAKKYGEGDWKNSRDNFLKALTRSGLSKKDIMPNLNLFTRIAVKPDGTMEFREGCEKPGSFIDLRAEMNVLTIISNCPHILHPGSIYDPKPIQIQIVKSPAPAPDDLCRTANPEAVRGFINTDALFVQ; encoded by the coding sequence ATGGTGCAACTATCATCGATCGACACAAACTCACAAATTGATTCTGACCTCGTATTAATGCAAGAAACCGTACCGGGCGGCGCGTACTGGTCGGGGGTCATCAAGCGGGGAAACACCCTGCGAATCACCGATTTAGAAGGCTCTCGCGGCGTTTCCATGCTGTGCTACAACGCCGACAATGCGATCGAACGTTTCAACGCAGCAGACACCGCCAAAATTCAATTCAATGCCTTTCTCAAACAAGGCATGGTGATCTACACAGACATGGGACGCATCCTATTTTCCATCACCCAAGACACATCCGGCTGTCACGATTTGCTAGGAGGATGCAGCAACGCCATTAGCAATGCCAAAAAATACGGCGAAGGAGACTGGAAAAACTCCCGCGACAACTTCCTCAAAGCCCTAACTCGGTCGGGATTGAGCAAAAAAGATATTATGCCCAACCTCAACTTATTTACTCGCATTGCCGTCAAGCCCGACGGCACGATGGAGTTTCGCGAAGGCTGCGAAAAACCGGGGAGTTTTATCGATTTGCGAGCCGAAATGAACGTATTGACAATTATCTCTAACTGCCCCCACATCCTGCATCCTGGTTCAATTTACGATCCAAAACCCATCCAAATTCAGATTGTGAAATCCCCCGCACCCGCACCAGACGACTTGTGCCGCACCGCCAACCCGGAAGCCGTGCGCGGGTTCATCAACACCGATGCTTTGTTCGTGCAATAA
- a CDS encoding ABC transporter ATP-binding protein translates to MFLQINNLHKNFETKNGKLVVLKDINMSIKQGEFICAVGASGSGKSTLLRQIAGLDKPTTGEVKIDGKEVVSPGPDRGMVFQHYTLYPWMNVQENAEFGLKLQGVSKKKRREQASYYLSVVGLTQFASSLPKELSGGMKQRVAIARALASEPKVLLMDEPFGALDIHTKESMHEFMLDLWRRTQITIFMITHDVEEAVFLSNRIYALGARPGTVRKEMSINLPDRTPSIKRHAKFHDYRDELMDLMRKHGQEAVAMAA, encoded by the coding sequence ATGTTTCTACAAATCAACAACCTGCACAAAAACTTTGAAACGAAAAACGGTAAATTAGTTGTCCTCAAGGACATCAATATGAGCATCAAGCAAGGCGAATTTATCTGCGCGGTAGGCGCATCCGGTTCGGGCAAATCTACTCTGTTGAGGCAGATTGCGGGATTGGACAAGCCGACAACAGGGGAAGTGAAAATTGACGGCAAGGAAGTTGTTTCGCCTGGGCCGGATCGAGGTATGGTATTTCAGCATTACACTCTTTATCCTTGGATGAACGTGCAGGAAAATGCCGAGTTTGGCCTCAAACTTCAAGGCGTGTCCAAGAAAAAGCGGCGCGAACAAGCTAGCTATTATTTGAGTGTGGTAGGATTGACGCAGTTTGCTTCGTCGCTGCCGAAGGAATTGTCGGGCGGGATGAAACAGCGGGTGGCGATCGCCCGCGCCCTCGCTTCTGAACCTAAAGTGTTATTAATGGATGAACCTTTCGGCGCATTGGATATCCACACTAAAGAATCAATGCACGAATTCATGCTCGATTTGTGGCGCCGCACTCAGATTACAATCTTTATGATTACCCACGATGTCGAAGAAGCGGTGTTTCTTTCCAATCGGATTTATGCTTTGGGCGCTCGTCCCGGTACAGTGAGAAAGGAAATGTCGATTAATTTGCCCGATCGCACTCCCAGCATTAAACGGCACGCCAAATTCCACGATTACCGCGACGAACTCATGGATTTGATGCGGAAACACGGACAAGAAGCAGTTGCAATGGCTGCTTAA
- a CDS encoding ABC transporter permease: MPPNPDPRSIQSHLKQKSLNPTVFWRIAEEIPQPLNIGLTVTSIALPVLVWWLVTTFANVDPKFLPSPGKVLEAFGRLWNTRELLKDTVASLWRVGVGFLFALVFSIPIGVLMGSFSSIRALLEPMFGLMRYMPAPAFIPLLILYLGIGEEPKIMLIFIGVFFFNSLMVMDTVKFVPKDLIESTYMLGGNRWEILTQVIFPHVLPGILDASRINLAAAWQLVIVSELIAATEGLGRRISVAGRFLRTDEIFVGLIVIGAIGLTFDLLFQYLLRVSCKWSIQKQ, translated from the coding sequence ATGCCACCAAATCCCGATCCGCGATCGATCCAATCCCACCTCAAGCAAAAAAGCCTAAATCCCACCGTTTTCTGGCGGATTGCGGAAGAGATACCACAACCCCTCAATATTGGGTTAACCGTAACATCGATCGCACTGCCGGTGCTGGTGTGGTGGCTAGTAACAACCTTCGCCAACGTAGACCCCAAATTTTTGCCTTCCCCCGGCAAAGTTTTAGAGGCATTTGGTCGGCTGTGGAACACTCGCGAACTTTTGAAAGACACGGTAGCGAGTTTGTGGCGGGTGGGAGTGGGCTTTCTGTTCGCCTTGGTTTTTTCCATACCAATTGGCGTCCTGATGGGCAGTTTTTCCAGTATTCGTGCCTTGCTTGAACCCATGTTCGGCTTGATGCGATATATGCCCGCACCAGCATTCATTCCCCTACTAATTCTTTACTTGGGCATCGGCGAAGAACCCAAAATAATGCTGATATTTATCGGCGTCTTTTTCTTCAATTCGCTGATGGTGATGGATACAGTCAAGTTTGTTCCAAAAGACTTGATCGAATCTACTTATATGTTGGGCGGTAATCGCTGGGAAATCCTAACTCAAGTTATTTTTCCCCACGTTTTGCCGGGAATTCTTGATGCTAGCCGCATCAACCTAGCTGCGGCTTGGCAATTGGTAATCGTTTCGGAGTTGATTGCGGCAACCGAAGGCTTAGGCCGCCGGATCAGCGTCGCAGGTCGATTTCTCCGAACCGATGAAATTTTTGTGGGGCTGATTGTCATTGGGGCGATCGGACTGACTTTTGACTTGCTTTTTCAATATCTGCTGCGGGTTTCTTGTAAATGGTCAATTCAGAAACAGTAA
- a CDS encoding aliphatic sulfonate ABC transporter substrate-binding protein codes for MNIRYCSPKITRSPLSYCALFFITLFFAVGCVNPAIYIKTTTETEAASSVSANAVRLGFSAWPGWFPWQVAKEQKIFEVNNVPVDLKWFDGYLESISTLTAGQIDANSQTLGDTVNSISGGADQVIVLVNDNSTGNDKVIVAEGINSVADLKGKKVAAEEGTVDHFLLLLGLRKAGLSVQDIQFVPLETGKAAAAFVGGQVDAVAVFAPFTTQALKRSNSKELFSSKDFPGAISDHLVFTRKFIGEHPDRVQALVNSWFATLEYMKSNKEKSYEILANRAGVSVEEYKEYENGTKIFTIEENLKAFQPGNDMTSLQFAAAEMTKFLVDVNLAKTQPDISTLFDDRFIKAYSEGKS; via the coding sequence ATGAATATCCGATATTGCTCCCCCAAAATAACGCGATCGCCCTTATCCTACTGCGCCCTATTTTTTATCACCTTGTTTTTCGCGGTCGGCTGCGTCAACCCGGCAATTTATATCAAAACCACGACTGAAACCGAAGCAGCTTCTTCAGTAAGTGCTAACGCAGTTCGCCTCGGATTCAGCGCGTGGCCCGGCTGGTTTCCTTGGCAAGTTGCCAAAGAACAAAAGATATTTGAAGTCAACAATGTTCCTGTAGACTTAAAATGGTTTGACGGCTACTTAGAATCGATCAGCACCCTGACAGCAGGACAGATAGATGCTAACAGCCAAACCCTCGGCGATACAGTAAACTCTATATCAGGCGGCGCCGATCAAGTAATTGTTTTAGTCAACGACAACTCGACGGGAAATGACAAAGTAATTGTCGCCGAAGGCATCAATTCCGTTGCCGACTTGAAAGGAAAAAAAGTGGCAGCAGAGGAAGGTACAGTAGATCACTTTCTATTGTTGTTAGGGCTGAGAAAAGCAGGTTTATCAGTGCAGGACATTCAATTTGTACCGCTGGAAACAGGCAAAGCTGCGGCGGCTTTCGTGGGAGGGCAAGTCGATGCAGTGGCAGTATTTGCGCCGTTTACCACCCAGGCATTAAAACGCTCAAATAGCAAGGAACTGTTTAGTTCAAAAGATTTTCCGGGGGCGATTTCCGACCATTTAGTATTCACGCGAAAGTTTATCGGCGAACACCCAGATCGAGTGCAAGCCCTTGTCAATTCATGGTTTGCAACATTGGAATACATGAAATCAAATAAAGAGAAATCTTACGAAATTCTAGCCAACCGCGCCGGAGTTAGCGTTGAGGAATACAAAGAATATGAAAATGGCACTAAAATATTTACGATTGAGGAAAACTTGAAAGCCTTTCAACCGGGAAATGACATGACATCATTGCAGTTTGCTGCGGCAGAAATGACTAAATTCCTCGTCGATGTAAATTTAGCCAAAACCCAACCAGATATCAGCACATTATTTGACGATCGCTTTATAAAAGCTTATTCCGAAGGTAAAAGCTAA
- the atzF gene encoding allophanate hydrolase codes for MEKFNYSNSLDIHSLLDRYRTGSIAPADVIASVYDRIERYADPAVWIYLAPLAETLERAKALENLDPQQLPLYGIPFAIKDNLDWAGVPTTAGCPPFASTPARSSAVVERLCAAGAIAIGKTNMDQFATGLVGTRTPYGVCRNPFDSRYIPGGSSSGSATAVSAGLVSFALGTDTAGSGRVPAAFTNIVGLKPSCGSIGTRGLLPAVRSLDCVSVFALTCADAASVLQVASGFDAEDAFSRHPETKVLPDLSRLRVGVPGDGELEFFGNAEAEQRYREAIARLQSLGCTIAPIDFKPFADAAELLYGGPWVAERLAAIGDFLDAHPEDIDPIVYEIISGGKRYDAVSAYRASYRLAELRQQAEIQWESMDVLAVPTTGTIYTVAEVAAEPIALNTNLGRYTNFANLLDLCAIAVPSGFQSSGLPAGLTLMAPAWHDLSLCSLGAAFHASLGGTLGATNLPLPTLPEPAIAAKSSSEERVKIAVVGAHLSGEPLNYQLIEGGGVLVRACRTSPIYKLYALTGTALGKPGLVRQIEGGSAIEVEVWELSISAFGGFVAKIPPPLGIGTLVLEDGSTVQGFLCEPYAVADAIDISHLGGWRAYSFRF; via the coding sequence ATGGAAAAATTTAACTACAGCAACAGTCTCGACATTCATTCGCTGCTCGATCGCTACCGCACCGGCTCGATCGCGCCTGCAGATGTAATCGCGAGCGTGTACGATCGGATCGAACGCTATGCAGATCCGGCAGTATGGATTTATTTAGCACCGCTGGCGGAAACCCTCGAACGCGCCAAAGCCTTAGAAAACCTAGACCCGCAACAATTGCCGCTCTACGGGATACCTTTTGCGATCAAAGATAATCTCGATTGGGCGGGCGTTCCGACTACGGCGGGATGTCCTCCGTTTGCTAGCACTCCAGCGCGATCGTCCGCAGTGGTAGAGCGCCTGTGCGCGGCAGGTGCGATCGCGATCGGCAAAACTAACATGGATCAATTTGCCACAGGATTAGTGGGAACCCGCACGCCTTATGGAGTTTGCCGCAATCCGTTCGATTCGCGCTACATCCCGGGCGGATCGAGTTCCGGTTCCGCCACAGCAGTCTCTGCCGGATTGGTGAGTTTTGCTCTGGGTACCGATACCGCAGGATCGGGGCGGGTTCCCGCTGCTTTTACCAACATTGTCGGGCTGAAGCCAAGTTGCGGCTCGATCGGCACTCGCGGCCTGCTGCCAGCGGTGCGATCGCTCGATTGCGTTTCTGTGTTCGCTCTCACCTGTGCGGATGCAGCCTCTGTGCTGCAAGTAGCCAGCGGTTTTGACGCTGAGGATGCGTTTTCTCGTCACCCTGAAACGAAAGTTTTGCCGGATTTATCTCGCTTGCGGGTGGGAGTTCCCGGAGACGGCGAACTCGAATTTTTTGGGAATGCAGAAGCCGAACAGCGCTACCGGGAGGCGATCGCGCGCTTGCAATCTTTGGGCTGCACGATCGCACCTATTGACTTCAAACCCTTTGCGGATGCTGCCGAACTGCTCTACGGCGGCCCTTGGGTAGCAGAAAGGTTGGCCGCGATCGGCGATTTCCTCGACGCGCATCCAGAGGATATCGATCCGATCGTCTACGAAATTATCAGCGGCGGCAAACGCTACGATGCCGTCTCTGCCTACCGCGCGTCGTACCGGTTGGCCGAGCTCCGCCAACAGGCAGAAATTCAGTGGGAGTCAATGGATGTGTTGGCGGTTCCCACGACAGGCACGATTTATACTGTCGCAGAAGTTGCAGCGGAGCCGATCGCCCTCAACACCAATCTCGGGCGCTACACGAACTTTGCGAATTTGCTCGATTTGTGTGCGATCGCAGTTCCCAGCGGGTTTCAAAGCAGCGGATTGCCCGCAGGATTGACACTGATGGCTCCTGCGTGGCACGATTTATCGCTCTGCAGCCTGGGAGCTGCTTTCCACGCTAGCTTGGGGGGAACTTTGGGCGCAACCAACCTACCGCTGCCAACCCTCCCGGAACCCGCCATCGCAGCCAAATCTTCCTCAGAAGAACGAGTCAAAATAGCCGTGGTTGGCGCTCATTTGAGCGGTGAGCCGCTGAATTATCAACTAATCGAGGGGGGAGGCGTTTTGGTTCGCGCCTGCCGTACCAGCCCGATTTACAAGCTATATGCTTTGACGGGTACTGCTCTGGGCAAGCCGGGATTGGTGCGTCAGATAGAGGGCGGTAGCGCGATCGAGGTGGAAGTTTGGGAGTTGTCGATCTCCGCTTTCGGCGGATTTGTCGCTAAAATTCCCCCGCCGCTGGGAATTGGTACGCTGGTGTTGGAGGACGGCTCGACGGTGCAGGGCTTTTTGTGCGAACCTTATGCTGTGGCGGATGCGATCGATATTTCTCATCTCGGCGGTTGGCGAGCTTATAGCTTCCGCTTTTAA
- a CDS encoding calcium-binding protein → MPSAVPIRPIPVTTPTPANGTRPGGAPGGTRGTTGPDSLRGTAGANLIFGLGGPDSILGLGADDSLYGGDGDDSMLGDIGNDILFGGAGRDSVLGGVGDDTFYGGNGSDSMLGEDGNDLLFGQRDTDTLLGGAGNDTFFGGAGDDSLFGGIGDDCLSGDRGRDTLTGGVGNDTFAIGRLADGDVITDFTDGTDQIRLTAGLTFGELTISAGGGTSPSTIIQLTSTKETLATLFGVARTSISQADFIL, encoded by the coding sequence ATGCCATCAGCAGTGCCAATTCGACCAATTCCCGTCACAACCCCAACCCCCGCCAACGGTACCAGGCCCGGAGGGGCACCTGGCGGCACTCGGGGCACCACCGGCCCTGACTCCCTCAGAGGTACTGCGGGTGCTAACTTGATATTCGGTTTGGGTGGGCCTGACAGCATTTTGGGCTTAGGCGCAGACGATAGCCTCTACGGCGGCGACGGCGATGACTCAATGCTGGGCGACATTGGTAATGACATACTGTTCGGCGGTGCGGGCCGTGACAGCGTTTTGGGCGGCGTCGGCGACGATACTTTCTACGGCGGCAATGGTTCTGACTCAATGCTAGGCGAGGACGGCAATGATTTGCTGTTTGGCCAGCGAGACACCGATACTTTGTTGGGCGGCGCGGGTAATGACACGTTTTTTGGGGGTGCCGGCGATGACTCGCTGTTTGGTGGCATCGGCGATGACTGTTTATCGGGCGATCGCGGGCGAGATACTTTAACTGGTGGCGTCGGAAACGATACTTTTGCGATCGGGCGTTTGGCAGATGGTGATGTGATTACAGATTTTACTGATGGTACGGATCAAATTCGCTTGACTGCCGGCCTCACCTTTGGCGAACTCACCATTTCCGCTGGGGGCGGAACTTCGCCGAGTACAATTATTCAGCTTACAAGCACCAAGGAAACTCTGGCTACTTTATTCGGAGTTGCCCGCACTTCTATCAGTCAGGCGGACTTTATTCTTTAA
- the truB gene encoding tRNA pseudouridine(55) synthase TruB, giving the protein MTTDGFLNLNKPAGMTSHDCVGRVRRLLKLKRVGHGGTLDPAVTGVLPIALGKATRLLQYLQHNKAYRGTIRFGLTTATDDLEGEIIHSRPVPELSLEKVQAALPKFLGKIEQFPPSFSAVQVGGKRLYELARKGETVEVAARKVEVFRLEILDWRSGDFPELDLSIACGAGTYIRAIARDLGAVLNAGGTLACLTRTESSGFSIEESLSFEQLELQLQENKFCPILPSAVLGHLGAIVLSPEYTKRWFQGQRLPIPETPIGGEEESSNNPFYNPIPQHPYPLQVYDRDGNFLGIGQVANSETSTILSPQIVL; this is encoded by the coding sequence ATGACTACTGACGGTTTTCTCAATCTCAACAAACCTGCCGGCATGACATCTCACGACTGCGTGGGGCGAGTGCGCCGGCTATTGAAACTCAAGCGAGTCGGACACGGAGGAACCCTCGATCCTGCTGTGACTGGCGTTTTACCGATCGCCCTGGGCAAAGCAACCAGACTGCTGCAATATCTCCAACACAATAAAGCTTACCGAGGCACGATTCGGTTTGGCTTAACTACCGCTACTGACGATTTAGAAGGAGAAATTATCCATTCTCGACCGGTGCCAGAGTTGAGTTTGGAAAAAGTGCAAGCTGCACTGCCAAAATTCCTAGGAAAAATCGAGCAATTTCCGCCAAGTTTTAGTGCGGTGCAGGTGGGAGGAAAACGCCTTTATGAGTTAGCTAGAAAAGGGGAAACTGTGGAAGTTGCTGCTAGGAAGGTGGAGGTTTTCCGGCTAGAAATCTTGGATTGGCGATCGGGGGATTTTCCTGAATTGGATTTGTCGATCGCCTGCGGGGCAGGTACTTACATTCGGGCGATCGCGCGGGATTTGGGCGCGGTGTTGAATGCAGGCGGTACTTTGGCTTGTTTGACTCGTACCGAAAGTAGCGGTTTTTCGATCGAGGAAAGTCTCAGTTTTGAACAATTGGAACTGCAATTGCAGGAGAATAAATTCTGCCCGATTTTGCCATCAGCGGTTTTGGGACATTTAGGGGCGATCGTCCTTTCACCTGAATATACCAAACGCTGGTTTCAAGGACAGCGCCTCCCAATTCCCGAAACGCCGATCGGGGGAGAGGAAGAAAGTAGCAACAATCCCTTTTACAACCCAATACCCCAACATCCCTATCCGTTACAGGTTTACGATCGAGACGGTAATTTTTTAGGTATCGGTCAAGTAGCGAACTCAGAGACAAGTACCATATTATCTCCTCAAATTGTGCTTTAA
- the yidD gene encoding membrane protein insertion efficiency factor YidD — protein sequence MKILLIGLIRGYKMGISPYLPNACRFQPSCSQYAIEAIERFGPTRGSSMAVKRILRCHPFHPGGYDPVPPKDSEGN from the coding sequence GTGAAAATATTGCTAATTGGATTAATCCGAGGCTACAAAATGGGGATTTCTCCTTACCTGCCTAACGCCTGTAGATTTCAGCCAAGTTGTTCGCAATACGCGATCGAAGCAATAGAAAGATTTGGGCCAACCCGCGGCAGCTCAATGGCAGTTAAGAGAATTTTACGCTGTCATCCTTTTCATCCAGGGGGTTACGATCCAGTACCTCCCAAAGATAGCGAGGGCAATTAG
- a CDS encoding response regulator gives MRVDMSATAIGYKMLSHTLAVLSQKQATGKLLLEQGEQQWQLYFFQGSLVYATGGSHRSRRWYRAIGQHCRNFHVDLRDLDAGELWEYQLLQRGVAASEMSLEQARAIVHTSLSEVLFALIGQSGLRREWRPSQKYFSTITSSLLLSLTEVEKVLCCTEEIWQKWKGMGLWLVDPEQAPLLKPSAQLQQNRFSSNSLIALGNVFNGENTLWDIAFKKKQCVTVATRGLVNYIKQGLVNFRTVPDLPSPIEQWRLAAAIAGPGRPLIACIDDSPTVCEFLEQILLPEGYRVLKIQDPMQGVGILAKQKPALIFMDVVMPKTSGFALCNFLRKTPAFRETPIVFLTGQDGIIDRTRAKLTGASDFLSKPANPEQVLQIVDKYLKVKGDRYPLAIRPHDLLNSHQLTLANS, from the coding sequence ATGCGAGTTGATATGTCTGCTACCGCAATAGGATACAAAATGTTGTCCCATACTCTGGCTGTACTCAGCCAGAAACAAGCAACGGGGAAACTGCTGTTAGAGCAAGGGGAACAACAGTGGCAACTTTACTTTTTTCAGGGTAGTTTGGTGTATGCCACGGGAGGATCGCACAGATCGAGGCGCTGGTACAGGGCGATCGGGCAACACTGTCGAAACTTTCATGTGGATCTCAGAGACCTCGATGCTGGAGAACTGTGGGAATATCAACTGCTTCAGCGAGGGGTAGCAGCCAGCGAAATGAGTCTGGAACAAGCTAGGGCGATCGTCCACACCAGCCTTTCCGAAGTGTTATTTGCTCTGATCGGTCAATCGGGTTTGCGCCGGGAGTGGCGTCCGTCCCAGAAATATTTTTCTACAATTACTTCTTCTTTGCTGCTGTCTTTAACAGAAGTAGAGAAAGTTCTGTGTTGTACAGAAGAAATTTGGCAGAAGTGGAAAGGAATGGGTTTGTGGTTGGTAGATCCAGAACAAGCACCGCTTTTAAAACCGTCGGCCCAGTTGCAGCAAAATCGATTTAGCTCTAATTCTTTGATCGCTTTGGGTAACGTATTCAACGGCGAGAATACTCTTTGGGATATTGCATTTAAGAAAAAGCAGTGCGTGACAGTGGCAACTCGCGGTTTAGTTAATTACATCAAGCAGGGTTTAGTAAATTTCCGAACAGTACCAGATTTGCCGTCGCCTATAGAACAGTGGCGCCTTGCCGCGGCGATCGCTGGGCCAGGTCGCCCTTTGATTGCTTGTATCGATGACAGCCCGACAGTATGCGAATTTTTAGAGCAAATTTTATTGCCGGAGGGGTATCGAGTCCTAAAAATTCAAGACCCCATGCAGGGAGTGGGCATCCTCGCCAAACAAAAGCCTGCCTTAATTTTTATGGACGTGGTAATGCCGAAGACAAGCGGCTTTGCTTTGTGCAATTTTTTGCGGAAGACACCGGCTTTTCGGGAAACTCCGATCGTGTTTTTGACCGGTCAAGACGGTATAATCGACCGCACGCGAGCGAAATTGACAGGTGCTTCCGATTTTTTGAGCAAGCCAGCCAATCCCGAACAGGTTTTGCAAATAGTTGACAAGTATTTGAAGGTAAAAGGCGATCGCTACCCTTTGGCAATTCGCCCCCATGATTTACTGAACTCGCACCAACTTACCTTGGCAAATTCTTGA
- a CDS encoding glycosyltransferase: MSNVTIDRTPQVSVVIPAYNCAAYVAQAVDSVLHQTYTNWEIIVVDDGSRDDTKLVLEKYGDRIRYIYQQNQGVSIARNHGIQLARGEFIAFLDADDYFFADKLAAQMAVFAARPNLGIVHSGWRLVNSIGEALKDVKPWQNVPKLDLEMWLRWKPVLPSAMVFRRQWLERAGGFDPRFPPAEDTDLVLRLALMGCEAEWLQQVTVCYRQHEQSAMYKGLPQAKSLAAVMDNFFARPELPDKIRLLEKQIKYSTLVWIAWYLYRTGHSVEMVEFLQRSWNYTPYLPVETVINWAEAFAEFSQDAGNELDADLLAQSPEWQQLMQWTILGTPA; encoded by the coding sequence ATGAGTAATGTTACGATCGATCGCACTCCGCAGGTGAGCGTAGTAATTCCGGCTTACAACTGCGCTGCTTACGTCGCCCAAGCCGTAGATAGCGTTCTGCACCAAACCTATACTAACTGGGAAATTATTGTAGTAGACGACGGCTCCCGAGACGATACCAAGTTAGTTTTAGAGAAATATGGCGATCGAATTCGCTACATTTACCAACAAAATCAAGGAGTTTCAATTGCCAGAAATCACGGCATCCAGTTAGCGCGAGGAGAATTTATCGCCTTTCTCGATGCAGATGACTACTTTTTTGCCGACAAATTAGCAGCACAAATGGCTGTATTTGCAGCGCGACCAAATCTAGGAATCGTCCACAGCGGCTGGCGTCTAGTTAATAGTATAGGCGAAGCGCTAAAAGATGTCAAACCCTGGCAAAATGTCCCTAAATTAGACTTAGAAATGTGGCTGCGGTGGAAACCAGTATTACCTAGCGCGATGGTATTTCGCCGTCAGTGGTTAGAGCGCGCCGGCGGATTTGATCCTCGATTTCCCCCGGCGGAAGATACAGATTTAGTGCTGCGTTTAGCCTTAATGGGATGCGAAGCAGAGTGGTTGCAGCAAGTAACTGTTTGCTACCGCCAGCACGAACAAAGCGCCATGTACAAAGGTTTACCGCAGGCTAAATCCCTCGCCGCTGTGATGGACAATTTTTTTGCCCGCCCCGAGTTGCCGGATAAAATACGTTTGTTGGAAAAGCAAATCAAGTACAGTACCTTAGTTTGGATTGCTTGGTATTTGTACCGCACCGGTCACTCTGTTGAGATGGTAGAGTTTTTGCAGCGTTCTTGGAATTATACGCCTTATTTGCCTGTGGAAACAGTAATTAATTGGGCGGAAGCTTTCGCCGAGTTTTCGCAGGATGCGGGAAATGAATTGGATGCAGATTTATTAGCTCAATCTCCCGAGTGGCAGCAGTTAATGCAGTGGACTATTCTCGGTACACCAGCTTGA
- a CDS encoding iron-sulfur cluster assembly accessory protein yields the protein MIHLSKTAATEVTRLKSKHPNPNALFRLGVESSGCSGLSYTMAFDDAPAPEDAVCESEGIEVAIDPQHLKYLNELTLDYSEDLMGGGFRFHNPNAAQSCSCGNSFSAKE from the coding sequence ATGATTCATCTGAGCAAAACAGCAGCAACAGAAGTAACGCGCCTCAAGTCGAAGCATCCGAACCCCAATGCTTTATTTCGTCTGGGCGTGGAATCGAGTGGCTGCTCCGGTTTGTCTTATACAATGGCATTTGACGATGCGCCAGCCCCAGAAGACGCTGTATGCGAGTCGGAGGGAATTGAAGTTGCGATCGACCCCCAGCACTTAAAATATCTCAATGAGCTCACCTTGGATTATTCAGAAGACTTGATGGGCGGAGGTTTCCGATTTCACAATCCCAATGCCGCCCAAAGCTGTAGCTGCGGCAACTCCTTTTCGGCTAAGGAATAA